In Zingiber officinale cultivar Zhangliang chromosome 8B, Zo_v1.1, whole genome shotgun sequence, a single genomic region encodes these proteins:
- the LOC122013631 gene encoding L-type lectin-domain containing receptor kinase SIT2-like, with the protein MLLKTCLFLLLLFCFFLHQNLASSHGFLFNGFLGTNLTLQGLATITPTGLLMLTNATKQVTGRAFHPSKFSFRNPSNGHIFSFSTTFAFGVVSVDPQLSGHGIFFVISPTEDFSCATGSQYLGLFNLSNNGSPSNHLFAVELDTILNPEFLDVNDNHVGIDIDGLRSFNSSPAGYYSDDDQLSFRNLTLRSGRMMQVWVDYDGEETRLDVTLAPVPMVKPRKPLLSSKIDLAGVLMDSMFVGFTSTNGPFLTSHYVLGWSFNVNGTAKALDYSLLPPLPAARSSSGRWKLFYILLPLASAMFAVMAIAGALLINWRKAKYAEELEEWEIDYSPHRFSYKELHRATGGFREAELLGIGGFGRVYKGVLPSSKSEIAVKRVLSSPESRQGMREFVAEVVSLGRLCHRNLVPLLGYCRRKGELLLVYRYMRNSSLDRLLHDSGKPVLGWAARMKIIKGVAAALLYLHQDWDQVVVHRDVKASNVLLDEEFNARLGDFGLARLYDHGSDLKSSRVVGTMGYLAPELARTGKSSTATDVFAFGTFVLEVVCGRRPVISGEEEQVVLVDWVVENWRKGAIAETRDTRMGEEDELEEVELVLKIGLLCSHPLPAARPSMRQTVRYLEKEEPMPELSPANMSFSVFALLHNDGFDDYLMPFPSPATASSVTSSSIE; encoded by the coding sequence ATGCTCCTCAAGACTTGTCTCTTCCTTCTCTTACTCTTCTGCTTCTTTCTCCACCAAAACCTTGCTTCCTCTCATGGTTTCCTCTTCAATGGCTTCCTCGGCAcgaacctcacccttcaaggcctcgCCACGATAACCCCCACCGGCCTTTTGATGCTCACTAACGCCACCAAGCAGGTCACCGGCCGCGCCTTCCATCCCTCCAAGTTCAGCTTCAGAAACCCTTCCAACGGCCACATCTTCTCCTTCTCCACCACCTTCGCCTTCGGCGTCGTCTCCGTCGATCCCCAACTCAGCGGCCATGGCATCTTCTTCGTGATCTCCCCCACCGAGGACTTCTCCTGTGCAACCGGAAGCCAGTACTTGGGCCTCTTCAATCTCAGCAACAACGGCAGTCCATCCAACCACCTCTTCGCCGTCGAGCTCGACACAATCCTTAACCCGGAGTTCCTCGACGTCAACGACAACCATGTGGGGATTGATATCGACGGTCTGAGGTCCTTCAACTCCAGCCCCGCCGGGTACTACTCCGACGACGACCAATTATCTTTCAGGAACTTAACCCTCCGGAGCGGCCGAATGATGCAAGTTTGGGTGGATTACGACGGCGAGGAGACGCGACTGGACGTCACGTTAGCTCCGGTGCCGATGGTGAAGCCGAGGAAGCCTCTGCTGTCTTCGAAGATCGATCTCGCTGGAGTTTTGATGGACTCCATGTTCGTTGGCTTCACCTCCACCAATGGTCCGTTCTTGACGTCTCACTACGTCCTAGGCTGGAGCTTCAATGTCAACGGCACGGCTAAAGCTCTGGACTACTCCTTGCTGCCTCCTCTCCCGGCCGCGAGATCGAGCTCCGGACGGTGGAAGCTTTTCTACATCCTGCTGCCTTTAGCTTCCGCTATGTTTGCTGTGATGGCCATCGCCGGCGCTCTGTTGATCAATTGGAGGAAGGCGAAGTATGCAGAGGAACTCGAGGAATGGGAGATAGATTACAGTCCTCATCGGTTCTCCTACAAGGAGTTGCACAGAGCGACGGGAGGTTTCCGGGAGGCGGAGCTGCTGGGGATAGGCGGATTCGGGAGGGTCTACAAGGGCGTTCTTCCCAGCTCCAAGTCGGAGATCGCCGTGAAAAGAGTGTTGTCCTCCCCTGAGTCGAGACAGGGGATGAGGGAGTTTGTCGCCGAGGTAGTGAGCCTCGGCCGGCTCTGCCACCGAAATTTGGTGCCGCTGCTCGGGTACTGCCGCCGGAAAGGCGAGCTCCTCCTCGTCTACCGGTACATGCGCAACAGTAGCCTCGACAGGCTCCTGCATGATTCCGGCAAACCGGTGCTGGGTTGGGCGGCGCGGATGAAGATCATCAAAGGCGTAGCGGCGGCGCTTCTCTACCTCCACCAGGACTGGGATCAGGTGGTTGTTCACCGGGACGTCAAGGCTAGCAACGTGCTGCTCGACGAGGAGTTCAACGCGAGGTTGGGAGATTTCGGGCTCGCGAGATTGTACGATCATGGAAGTGATCTGAAATCGAGCAGAGTGGTCGGAACCATGGGCTACCTCGCGCCGGAGCTCGCCCGGACCGGGAAGTCGTCGACGGCGACCGACGTGTTCGCGTTCGGGACGTTTGTGTTGGAGGTTGTGTGCGGGCGGCGGCCGGTGATCTCCGGCGAGGAGGAGCAGGTTGTGCTGGTGGACTGGGTGGTGGAGAACTGGCGAAAGGGGGCGATCGCGGAGACGAGGGACACGAGGATGGGGGAGGAAGACGAGCTGGAGGAGGTGGAACTGGTGTTGAAGATCGGGTTGCTCTGCTCCCACCCGCTGCCGGCGGCGAGGCCAAGCATGCGGCAGACGGTAAGGTACTTGGAAAAGGAGGAGCCGATGCCGGAGCTTTCGCCTGCGAACATGAGCTTCAGTGTTTTTGCTCTGCTGCATAATGATGGCTTTGATGATTATCTCATGCCGTTTCCATCGCCGGCGACGGCGTCGTCGGTGACGTCATCGTCGATTGAATAA